The proteins below come from a single Candidatus Palauibacter soopunensis genomic window:
- a CDS encoding alpha/beta hydrolase-fold protein translates to MKLNTSWWSHRLDQEVNVARWGEVGVPFLMFPTAGGDAEEIERFLVIDTVADYLTDGRIKVYSCDSVAGRVMLGREGTPEHRMAVLNRFQEFVYREFLPMIREDCNDPGIEVIVAGSSIGAFNALAMLCRFPDAFSHAVCMSGTYDLQRFLKHDTGVEAKATEDFHRASPVHHLPQLTGDTLDRLRQRFVLLASGRGRAEDIGESWRAASLLGRKGVPNRMDDWGEEWHHDWPTWRNMLLRYLDELLPAP, encoded by the coding sequence ATGAAACTCAACACCAGCTGGTGGTCGCATCGTCTCGACCAGGAGGTCAACGTCGCGCGCTGGGGCGAAGTCGGCGTGCCCTTCCTCATGTTCCCCACCGCCGGGGGGGATGCGGAGGAGATCGAGCGCTTCCTCGTCATCGACACGGTGGCGGACTATCTGACGGACGGCCGGATCAAGGTCTATTCGTGCGACAGCGTGGCGGGCCGCGTCATGCTCGGACGGGAGGGCACTCCCGAACACCGCATGGCGGTCCTGAACCGGTTTCAGGAGTTCGTCTACCGCGAGTTCCTCCCCATGATCCGGGAGGACTGCAACGACCCCGGGATCGAGGTCATCGTGGCGGGCTCCTCCATCGGAGCGTTCAACGCCCTCGCCATGCTGTGCCGGTTTCCCGATGCCTTCTCGCACGCCGTGTGCATGAGCGGCACGTACGATCTCCAGCGCTTTCTGAAACACGACACCGGGGTCGAAGCGAAGGCGACGGAAGACTTCCACCGCGCCTCGCCCGTGCACCATCTGCCGCAGCTCACGGGCGATACGCTCGACCGGCTGCGTCAGCGTTTCGTCCTCCTGGCTTCGGGGCGCGGGCGGGCAGAGGACATCGGAGAGTCCTGGCGCGCGGCTTCGCTCCTGGGGCGGAAGGGCGTGCCGAACCGGATGGACGACTGGGGCGAGGAGTGGCACCACGACTGGCCCACGTGGCGCAACATGCTCCTCCGCTACCTCGACGAGCTGCTCCCGGCTCCCTAG
- a CDS encoding sodium:alanine symporter family protein, giving the protein MDFATIVDWLDRNVAQFGITIGGERLTLQVLLLLGIGTYLTLRLGLPQIRKFAHGVAVATGRYDDPNDPGDVSHFQALTTALSATVGIGNIAGAAIAIHLGGPGALFWMWMTAFLGMATKYSEVTLAQKYREVDESSAKYSGTVSGGPMYYIEKGLGPRWKPVAAFFAVMLGLTAFMTGNANQANTVADAMLAEFGIAKWITGLTTSTIVALVILGGIKRIGRVTSILAPFMAIVYVTAAMIIIILNLDQVPGTFALIFSEAFNPTAGVAGTGVGAFLVTLMWGVRRGLFSNEAGQGSAPIAHAAAKTDEPVSEGVVALLEPFIDTIVIVTMTALVVIMTGAWNSQVPTAIQLEGGDISYVVLDEGGSSVPTEPTGTIRYTIGRPGVTSEPHLAWHEVSVPQLFEDEAQTQPFSGAVDPARAVAIADDGRELAVLYGQAYETGAPLTQMGFQRGLSPLGDWGHYIVIFSVFLFAISTAISWSYYGDRCANYLFGPNAIIPYKLVFVAMHFVGAVLPLAVVWSLGDIFLAIVIIPNLIALIFLAPQIKEMTESYFTRSPWERHRRH; this is encoded by the coding sequence ATGGACTTCGCCACAATCGTAGACTGGCTCGACCGGAACGTCGCGCAGTTCGGGATCACGATCGGGGGAGAGCGCCTGACGCTTCAGGTTCTGCTCCTCCTCGGCATCGGGACCTACCTCACGCTCCGGCTCGGCCTGCCGCAGATCCGCAAGTTCGCGCACGGCGTCGCCGTGGCCACGGGCCGATACGACGATCCGAACGATCCAGGCGACGTGTCGCACTTCCAGGCGCTGACCACCGCGCTCAGTGCCACGGTGGGCATCGGGAACATCGCCGGCGCCGCGATCGCCATTCACCTCGGGGGTCCGGGGGCGCTCTTCTGGATGTGGATGACCGCCTTCCTCGGCATGGCGACGAAGTACAGCGAAGTCACGCTGGCGCAGAAGTACCGCGAGGTCGACGAGTCGTCGGCGAAATACAGCGGGACGGTGTCGGGCGGACCGATGTACTACATCGAGAAGGGACTCGGCCCGCGCTGGAAGCCGGTGGCGGCGTTCTTCGCGGTCATGCTGGGACTGACGGCGTTCATGACAGGGAACGCCAACCAGGCCAATACGGTCGCGGACGCCATGCTGGCCGAGTTCGGGATCGCGAAGTGGATCACCGGCCTCACGACCTCGACGATCGTCGCGCTCGTGATCCTGGGCGGCATCAAGCGCATCGGCCGCGTGACCAGCATCCTGGCTCCGTTCATGGCGATCGTCTACGTGACCGCCGCCATGATCATCATCATCCTGAACCTCGACCAGGTGCCGGGGACCTTCGCGCTCATCTTCAGCGAGGCCTTCAATCCGACCGCCGGCGTGGCGGGCACCGGCGTCGGCGCCTTCCTCGTGACGCTCATGTGGGGGGTGCGGCGCGGGCTGTTCTCGAACGAGGCGGGGCAGGGGTCCGCGCCGATCGCGCACGCGGCGGCGAAGACGGACGAACCGGTCTCGGAGGGCGTCGTCGCGCTGCTCGAGCCGTTCATCGACACGATCGTCATCGTCACGATGACCGCACTCGTCGTGATCATGACCGGCGCGTGGAACTCGCAGGTCCCGACCGCGATCCAGCTCGAAGGCGGGGACATCAGCTACGTGGTGCTCGACGAGGGCGGAAGCTCGGTGCCTACCGAGCCCACGGGGACGATCCGCTACACGATCGGACGGCCGGGCGTGACGAGCGAGCCGCACCTCGCGTGGCACGAGGTCTCCGTGCCGCAGTTGTTCGAGGATGAGGCGCAGACGCAGCCGTTCAGCGGGGCCGTCGATCCGGCGCGGGCGGTCGCGATCGCCGACGACGGGCGGGAACTGGCCGTCCTCTACGGGCAGGCCTACGAGACGGGCGCGCCGCTGACGCAGATGGGATTCCAGCGCGGCCTGTCGCCGCTCGGCGACTGGGGCCACTACATCGTGATCTTCTCCGTCTTCCTGTTCGCGATCTCGACGGCGATCTCATGGAGCTACTACGGCGACCGCTGCGCGAACTACCTGTTCGGGCCGAACGCGATCATTCCGTACAAGCTCGTATTCGTCGCGATGCACTTCGTCGGAGCGGTGCTGCCGCTCGCGGTGGTGTGGTCGCTTGGGGACATCTTCCTGGCCATCGTCATCATCCCGAACCTGATCGCGCTGATCTTCCTCGCGCCTCAGATCAAGGAGATGACGGAGTCCTACTTCACCCGCAGCCCGTGGGAGAGGCACCGCAGGCACTAG
- a CDS encoding PadR family transcriptional regulator yields the protein MFTSKDGFGAWANCCGPGVFRFGAGFGGNRRVVRKGELKFVLLRLLSDEPMHGYELMRRLEEESGGLYTPSPGSVYPTLQLLEDQGYVSSTQEDGKRVYRLTSAGRDFLEEHRSRTRDIFGRFVNMGERFAGSAMRDVTRSFIHLAQVSFERATGGQGDPETLARVKSILDRAAREIESAWPEPGAAASREG from the coding sequence ATGTTCACGAGCAAGGATGGATTCGGCGCCTGGGCAAACTGCTGCGGCCCCGGCGTTTTTCGTTTCGGCGCGGGATTCGGGGGCAACCGGCGCGTCGTCCGGAAGGGGGAGCTGAAGTTCGTCCTCCTCCGCCTCCTCTCGGACGAACCCATGCACGGCTACGAACTGATGCGGCGGCTGGAAGAGGAGTCCGGCGGCCTCTACACGCCGAGTCCGGGCTCCGTCTACCCCACCCTGCAGTTGCTCGAGGACCAGGGGTACGTGTCGTCGACGCAGGAAGACGGGAAGCGCGTCTACCGGCTGACGTCCGCGGGGCGCGACTTCCTCGAGGAGCACCGCTCCCGCACCCGCGACATCTTCGGCCGCTTCGTCAACATGGGCGAGCGCTTCGCGGGATCCGCGATGCGCGATGTGACGCGCTCGTTCATCCACCTCGCCCAGGTGAGCTTTGAGCGCGCGACGGGGGGACAGGGCGATCCCGAGACGCTCGCAAGAGTGAAGTCGATCCTGGACCGCGCGGCGCGCGAGATCGAGAGCGCGTGGCCGGAACCCGGGGCCGCGGCCTCACGGGAGGGTTGA
- a CDS encoding SDR family NAD(P)-dependent oxidoreductase, with protein MTARIAGQLALVTGASSGIGEAIARRLAGDGANVVLWARRVERLARLAEEIAAQSGVAVDVGVVDIRDQDAVRGEAERLIAALGAPDILVNNAGLAGGMALVHDADVDDWDRMIDTNVKGLLYVTRAFLPAMVERDSGQVVNIGSITGRQVYPRGAVYAATKYAVQAITEGTNLDVLGTGVRVSGVHPGLVETEFALVRFKGDEDRARAVYEGVEPLTGADVAEVVSYVVNAPPRINLADVVVFGKSQGSVHHFHRDAG; from the coding sequence GTGACCGCCCGCATCGCCGGACAGCTCGCGCTCGTCACGGGAGCGAGTTCGGGAATCGGCGAGGCCATCGCGCGCCGGCTGGCCGGCGACGGCGCGAACGTCGTGCTGTGGGCGCGCAGGGTGGAGCGGCTCGCTCGCCTCGCGGAAGAGATCGCGGCGCAGAGCGGGGTCGCCGTGGATGTCGGCGTCGTCGACATCCGCGACCAGGACGCGGTCCGCGGGGAGGCGGAGCGGCTCATCGCCGCACTCGGCGCCCCCGACATCCTCGTCAACAACGCCGGTCTCGCCGGGGGCATGGCGCTCGTTCACGATGCCGATGTCGACGACTGGGACCGGATGATCGACACGAACGTGAAGGGACTCCTCTACGTGACGCGGGCCTTCCTCCCCGCGATGGTCGAGCGCGATTCGGGGCAGGTCGTCAACATCGGAAGCATCACCGGCCGACAGGTCTATCCCCGCGGGGCCGTCTACGCCGCCACGAAGTACGCCGTGCAGGCGATCACCGAGGGGACGAACCTCGATGTCCTCGGCACGGGCGTCCGCGTGTCGGGCGTCCATCCGGGTCTCGTCGAAACCGAGTTCGCGCTCGTGCGCTTCAAGGGCGACGAGGACCGCGCGCGCGCCGTGTACGAGGGTGTGGAGCCGCTCACCGGGGCGGATGTCGCCGAGGTCGTGTCCTACGTCGTGAACGCCCCGCCCCGCATCAACCTGGCCGACGTCGTCGTGTTCGGGAAATCCCAGGGGAGCGTACACCACTTCCACCGCGACGCGGGATAA
- a CDS encoding alpha/beta hydrolase-fold protein gives MPRSSAIAALEKRLASGSGGVDSVDAFLDANEFPLAEPPLYTFVYRGHADAVRLRHWVHGLQTSAPFRRLEGTDLWCYTLELPDESRVEYKIEVVARGRVEWIEDPLNPQRARDPFGANSVVQARGYEIPDWARESGEVRRGEMDELAVESETFGSARHVTVYRPAEFRANRRYPLLIVHDGGDYVEYAGLRQVLDQLIDRFEIPRMIVALTHPGDRMSEYSADPAHARFVAEELLPRLESDYPLLPDPGSRGLMGASLGAVASFHAALEHPGRFGRMLLQSGSFLFTDIGANESGPVFDRIVDMMNAYREAPTAIAEKAFVSVGVYEPLVSENRALIPALRRGGTDVRFVESRDGHNWENWRDRLREGLSWLFPGPLWMVYE, from the coding sequence ATGCCGCGTTCGTCCGCGATCGCGGCGCTCGAGAAGCGGCTCGCGTCCGGTTCCGGCGGGGTGGATTCAGTGGACGCGTTTCTCGATGCGAACGAGTTCCCGCTCGCCGAGCCTCCCCTCTACACCTTCGTGTATCGGGGCCACGCCGACGCCGTCCGGCTTCGACACTGGGTGCACGGACTCCAGACCTCGGCGCCCTTCCGCCGCCTGGAGGGAACGGACCTCTGGTGCTACACGCTCGAACTCCCCGACGAGTCACGGGTGGAGTACAAGATCGAAGTGGTCGCCCGTGGCCGCGTGGAGTGGATCGAGGACCCTCTGAACCCCCAGCGCGCCCGCGATCCGTTCGGCGCGAACTCCGTCGTGCAGGCGCGGGGCTACGAGATCCCCGACTGGGCTCGCGAGAGCGGGGAGGTCCGGCGCGGCGAGATGGACGAACTGGCGGTCGAGAGCGAGACGTTCGGGTCCGCGCGGCACGTGACCGTGTACCGTCCGGCGGAGTTCCGCGCCAACCGGCGCTACCCGCTGCTCATCGTGCACGACGGTGGGGACTACGTCGAGTACGCCGGCCTGAGGCAGGTGCTCGACCAACTGATCGATCGCTTCGAAATCCCCCGGATGATCGTCGCGCTCACGCATCCGGGCGACCGGATGTCGGAATACTCGGCGGATCCGGCGCACGCGCGGTTCGTCGCCGAGGAGCTGCTTCCGCGCCTCGAAAGCGACTATCCGCTCCTCCCGGACCCCGGGTCGCGCGGCCTCATGGGCGCGAGTCTGGGCGCCGTCGCCTCCTTCCACGCCGCGCTCGAACACCCCGGCCGCTTCGGCCGCATGCTGCTGCAGTCGGGCTCTTTTCTGTTCACGGACATCGGCGCCAACGAGAGCGGACCCGTTTTCGACCGCATCGTCGACATGATGAACGCGTACCGGGAGGCTCCGACCGCCATCGCCGAGAAGGCGTTCGTTTCGGTGGGCGTCTACGAACCGCTCGTCTCGGAGAATCGCGCCCTGATCCCCGCCCTCCGTCGCGGCGGCACGGACGTGCGCTTCGTCGAGTCGCGCGACGGCCACAACTGGGAGAACTGGCGCGACCGCCTGCGCGAGGGGCTGTCGTGGCTCTTCCCGGGTCCGCTCTGGATGGTCTACGAATGA
- a CDS encoding prolyl oligopeptidase family serine peptidase, with translation MSPPVSASRGRLWAAGILGLLAPLAPSTASAQSPYSVEDILSAPFATDLIAAPAGAAFAWVRYDRGVRNLWVAEGPEYVGRRLTNWTEDDGQDLSQLRFTPDGRQLIFVRGGGPNRSGEIPNPRSDPEPATQMVWVAGLDGTSRPLAEGSSPTIAPDGRTLAFLNRGQIFTLTLDGSAPPGPLLRIRGSAGSLAWSPDGGRLAFVSNRGDHAFVGIFSLDEGSVRYLDPSLDRDGSPTWSPDGTAIAFIRVPNEGAQLPFSPLRSALPWSIRVADPATGEARDVWRALPGRGSAFQAMTGPSLIWLASDRLVFPWEREGWHQLYSVPVAGGPATHLTPGEFEVESVLPSPDGESVYYASNADDIDRRHIWRVSAEGEPAALTSGNGIEWNPAVTRDGVLAYLAADGRTPAHAEVDAGGERRPFVDGFMPDAFPFESLVEPQQVTFESEDGILIHGQLFLPPVSVEGGRHPAAVFFHGGSRRQMLLGWHYMRYYHNAYALNQYLASRGYVVLSVNYRSGTGYGLEFREALNYGARGASEYRDVVAAARFLAERDDVDASRVGLWGGSYGGYLTALGLARNSDLFAAGVDIHGVHDWNMVIRNFVPSYQPETREAFARLAFESSPMAWIDGWRSPVLLIHGDDDRNVPFSESVDLIESLRRRGVEVEQLVFPDEVHGFLLHRNWVTAFERSAEFMDAHLRGTPATGGARP, from the coding sequence GCCGGTTTCGGCATCCCGTGGCCGGCTGTGGGCGGCCGGCATCCTGGGGCTCCTCGCCCCCCTTGCTCCATCCACCGCCTCGGCCCAGAGCCCGTATTCCGTCGAGGACATCCTCTCCGCCCCCTTCGCCACGGATCTCATCGCCGCACCGGCCGGGGCCGCCTTCGCCTGGGTCCGATACGACCGGGGCGTTCGCAACCTCTGGGTCGCGGAGGGCCCGGAGTATGTGGGCCGCCGGCTCACGAACTGGACCGAGGACGATGGCCAGGATCTGTCCCAACTCCGGTTCACGCCGGACGGGCGTCAGCTCATCTTCGTGCGCGGAGGCGGGCCGAACCGGTCGGGCGAGATACCGAACCCGCGCTCCGACCCCGAACCCGCGACGCAGATGGTGTGGGTCGCGGGGCTCGACGGGACCTCGCGGCCGCTCGCCGAAGGGAGTTCCCCGACCATCGCGCCGGACGGACGCACGCTCGCCTTCCTCAACCGCGGCCAGATCTTCACGCTCACGCTCGATGGCTCGGCGCCCCCCGGCCCGCTGCTCCGCATCCGCGGGAGCGCGGGGTCGCTGGCGTGGTCCCCCGACGGGGGCCGGCTCGCCTTCGTCAGCAACCGCGGAGATCACGCGTTCGTCGGCATCTTCTCGCTGGACGAGGGATCGGTCCGCTATCTCGATCCGAGCCTGGATCGCGACGGCAGCCCCACGTGGTCGCCGGACGGGACGGCCATCGCGTTCATCCGCGTCCCGAACGAGGGGGCGCAGTTGCCCTTCTCCCCGCTCCGCAGTGCCCTGCCGTGGTCGATCCGGGTGGCCGACCCCGCCACGGGTGAGGCACGCGACGTGTGGCGGGCGCTACCTGGCCGCGGGAGCGCGTTCCAGGCCATGACCGGGCCTTCGCTGATCTGGCTTGCGTCGGACCGGCTCGTATTCCCGTGGGAACGCGAGGGCTGGCATCAGCTTTATTCGGTCCCCGTCGCGGGAGGTCCCGCCACGCACCTCACGCCGGGCGAGTTCGAGGTCGAGTCCGTACTCCCGTCCCCCGATGGAGAATCCGTCTATTACGCCTCTAATGCGGACGACATCGATCGGCGACACATCTGGCGGGTCTCCGCCGAGGGTGAGCCCGCGGCGCTGACGTCGGGAAACGGCATCGAGTGGAACCCCGCGGTCACTCGCGACGGGGTGCTCGCATACCTGGCCGCCGACGGCCGAACGCCGGCCCACGCCGAGGTGGACGCGGGGGGCGAGCGGCGTCCCTTCGTGGACGGATTCATGCCCGATGCCTTTCCGTTCGAAAGCCTCGTGGAGCCGCAGCAGGTGACGTTCGAGTCGGAAGACGGAATCCTGATCCACGGGCAACTCTTCCTTCCGCCCGTATCGGTGGAGGGCGGACGCCATCCAGCGGCGGTCTTCTTCCACGGCGGGTCGAGGCGGCAGATGCTTCTCGGCTGGCACTACATGCGGTACTACCACAACGCGTACGCGCTGAACCAATACCTGGCGAGCCGCGGCTACGTCGTCCTTTCGGTGAACTATCGCAGCGGTACCGGCTACGGGCTCGAGTTCCGGGAGGCGCTGAACTACGGCGCCCGCGGCGCCAGCGAGTACCGCGATGTCGTCGCCGCGGCCCGCTTCCTCGCGGAACGGGATGACGTGGACGCGAGCCGGGTCGGGCTGTGGGGCGGTTCCTACGGCGGCTACCTTACGGCGCTCGGCCTCGCGCGGAATTCGGATCTCTTTGCCGCGGGCGTCGACATTCACGGCGTCCACGACTGGAACATGGTCATCCGGAATTTCGTGCCGTCCTACCAGCCGGAGACGCGCGAGGCCTTCGCCCGGCTCGCGTTCGAATCCTCGCCGATGGCGTGGATCGACGGCTGGCGCTCGCCGGTGCTGCTGATCCACGGAGACGACGACCGCAACGTGCCGTTCTCGGAGTCGGTGGACCTCATCGAGTCGCTTCGAAGGCGGGGCGTCGAGGTCGAACAACTCGTCTTCCCCGACGAAGTCCACGGCTTCCTCCTGCACCGCAACTGGGTCACCGCCTTCGAGCGGTCCGCCGAATTCATGGACGCGCACCTGCGAGGGACCCCGGCCACGGGAGGCGCGAGACCGTGA
- a CDS encoding Type 1 glutamine amidotransferase-like domain-containing protein, whose protein sequence is MRVSRRHRAAADAGSRSPLVLLGPRGGGLALRDVVRELEAGGALSPGARIAAITAGWRDREANEGLIDPRLADRIVDLELYRRSDRIAEADTELARAHRETRDRLKALRRAYNLRLHGLIEAHRRLAELRADASVLETERGEALEAIRHLDARHLDRVTEIRSEFERRTALPERDAVRSQRREVAARLGGTEAIVLEGGHVGNLLSRLRLFGGRKLLDGRPVIGRSAGAMVLTERVVLFHDRPPWGEGHPEVFDAGLGIAEGLVALPHASARLALDDRTRGARLAARFSPDSCVLLDPGHRIDRAGDGWSGGESLERLDAAGRRVPFRTAA, encoded by the coding sequence ATGAGGGTGTCGAGGAGGCATCGGGCCGCCGCCGACGCCGGATCCCGGTCGCCGCTCGTCCTTCTGGGTCCGCGCGGGGGCGGCCTCGCGCTCCGGGACGTGGTGCGGGAACTGGAGGCCGGGGGCGCGTTGTCGCCGGGCGCGCGCATCGCGGCCATCACGGCCGGGTGGCGGGACCGGGAGGCGAACGAAGGACTCATCGATCCCCGCCTCGCGGACCGCATCGTGGATCTCGAACTCTACCGGCGCTCCGACCGGATCGCCGAGGCGGACACGGAACTCGCGCGGGCGCACCGCGAGACACGGGATCGGCTGAAGGCCCTGCGACGCGCCTACAACCTGCGCCTCCACGGTCTCATCGAGGCACACCGGCGGCTGGCCGAACTGCGGGCGGACGCGTCGGTACTCGAGACCGAGCGCGGCGAAGCCCTCGAGGCCATTCGGCACCTGGATGCGCGACACCTGGACCGCGTGACCGAGATCCGGTCGGAGTTCGAGCGCCGCACGGCCCTCCCGGAGCGCGACGCGGTGCGGTCGCAACGGCGCGAGGTGGCCGCGCGGCTCGGGGGCACCGAGGCGATCGTGTTGGAGGGCGGGCACGTCGGGAACCTGCTGAGCCGCCTGCGCCTGTTCGGGGGACGGAAGCTCCTCGACGGACGCCCCGTGATCGGCCGGTCGGCCGGCGCCATGGTGCTGACGGAGCGCGTCGTGCTCTTTCACGATCGTCCGCCGTGGGGCGAGGGCCATCCCGAGGTCTTCGACGCGGGGCTCGGGATCGCCGAAGGGCTCGTCGCCCTGCCGCACGCTTCCGCGCGCCTCGCGCTGGACGATCGGACGCGGGGAGCGCGGCTCGCGGCCCGCTTCTCTCCCGACTCCTGCGTCCTCCTCGACCCCGGCCATCGAATCGATCGGGCCGGCGACGGCTGGAGCGGCGGCGAAAGTCTCGAGCGCCTCGACGCGGCGGGCCGGCGCGTCCCCTTCCGTACGGCGGCGTAG
- the glgP gene encoding alpha-glucan family phosphorylase, with protein MGPDDRIPDRLGRLWELANDLSWTWNPEAPALFRAIDPPLWRRTRHNPVALLRTVGDARLHELAADDGFLRPYDAACHALDSLRGGGTGPASTWFVRSYPEFAESPVAYFCAEFALHESIPIYSGGLGVLAGDHLKAASELGVPLVGVGLMYAHGYFDQTLGPDGWQEDADDPLDPDLTPLERLRGTDGVPWLASIRGGGRRIRIGVWRLRVGRVSLYLLDTDLEENDPADRGLSHQLYAGGADHRLRQEAILGVGGVRVLAALGIEPGAWHANEGHAAFMMVERVRRLMRDGRSFEDAVSRVRASTVFTTHTPVSAGHDVFSHAQMREWIGETFWEEIPHRDELLGLGLHPDDEAQDRFHMTAAAIRLSRRVNGVSARHGRVSREIWRGLWEDRAAGEVPIRHVTNGVHLATWMSDDIADLLDEWLPGEWRHWPGDEAMWRAVRDVPAEALWRVRQRLKLRLLDLMRDEARRRWPGHWPESAHLAGAGTLMSPGPLTIGFARRFATYKRADLIFRDRDRLLALLSDTARPVQLIFAGKAHPRDDDGKRILQRVYEHTRDPEFEGRVAFLENYGLHAAHGLVEGVDLWLNLPRIPLEASGTSGMKAALNGVPQLATADGWWEEGFEGDNGWIIPPAPADASEEEVDEHDAEHLFRLLEEDIIPLYYERPGAGSADDAPAGWVAHARRAIEVAGARFTAGRMVRDYARDFYVPSLRGGD; from the coding sequence GTGGGTCCAGACGACAGAATCCCCGACCGCCTCGGACGGCTGTGGGAACTCGCGAACGACCTCTCGTGGACGTGGAACCCGGAGGCCCCGGCCCTCTTCCGGGCCATCGATCCGCCGCTCTGGCGCCGCACGCGGCACAACCCCGTGGCGCTGCTGCGAACCGTTGGGGACGCGCGATTACATGAACTGGCCGCTGACGACGGTTTCCTGCGCCCGTACGACGCGGCGTGCCACGCGCTGGACAGCCTGCGGGGCGGCGGGACGGGCCCGGCGTCCACCTGGTTCGTCCGGAGCTACCCGGAGTTCGCCGAGAGCCCCGTGGCGTACTTCTGCGCGGAATTCGCGTTGCACGAGTCCATCCCCATCTACTCCGGGGGACTCGGCGTGCTCGCGGGGGATCATCTCAAGGCCGCGTCGGAACTGGGAGTCCCCCTCGTCGGCGTCGGGCTGATGTACGCGCACGGCTACTTCGACCAGACGCTTGGACCGGACGGCTGGCAGGAAGATGCGGACGACCCGCTCGACCCCGACCTGACGCCGCTGGAGCGGCTGCGGGGCACGGATGGCGTCCCGTGGCTCGCTTCGATCCGCGGCGGCGGGCGCCGCATCCGTATCGGGGTCTGGAGGCTTCGCGTCGGTCGCGTCTCGCTGTACCTCCTCGACACGGACCTCGAGGAGAACGATCCCGCGGACCGGGGGCTCTCCCACCAGTTGTACGCGGGCGGCGCGGACCACCGGCTGCGGCAGGAGGCCATCCTCGGCGTCGGCGGCGTGCGCGTGCTCGCCGCGCTCGGGATCGAGCCCGGGGCATGGCACGCGAACGAGGGCCACGCGGCGTTCATGATGGTGGAACGTGTGCGTCGGCTGATGCGGGACGGCCGGTCCTTCGAGGACGCGGTGTCCCGGGTCCGCGCGTCGACCGTCTTCACCACGCATACGCCCGTCTCGGCGGGCCACGACGTGTTCTCCCACGCGCAGATGCGCGAATGGATCGGCGAGACGTTCTGGGAAGAGATTCCTCACCGCGACGAGTTGCTGGGACTCGGTCTCCATCCGGACGACGAGGCGCAGGACCGGTTCCACATGACGGCGGCGGCGATCCGGCTGTCGCGGCGAGTCAACGGCGTTTCCGCCCGGCACGGTCGGGTGAGCCGGGAGATCTGGCGCGGCCTCTGGGAGGACCGGGCGGCCGGAGAGGTCCCGATCCGGCACGTGACGAACGGGGTCCACCTCGCCACGTGGATGAGCGACGACATCGCCGACCTCCTGGACGAGTGGCTGCCCGGCGAGTGGCGGCACTGGCCGGGCGACGAAGCCATGTGGCGCGCGGTGCGCGACGTTCCCGCGGAGGCGCTGTGGCGGGTGCGACAGCGGCTGAAACTCCGGCTCCTCGATCTCATGCGGGACGAGGCCAGGCGCAGGTGGCCCGGCCACTGGCCGGAGTCGGCGCACCTCGCCGGAGCCGGCACGCTCATGAGCCCCGGGCCGCTCACGATCGGATTCGCGCGGCGCTTCGCCACCTACAAGCGCGCGGACCTCATCTTCCGCGACCGCGACCGCCTCCTCGCGCTTCTCTCGGACACCGCCCGTCCCGTGCAACTGATCTTTGCCGGGAAGGCGCATCCGCGGGACGACGACGGCAAGCGCATCCTACAGCGCGTGTACGAGCATACCCGAGATCCGGAGTTCGAGGGGAGGGTCGCCTTCCTCGAGAACTACGGACTCCATGCGGCGCATGGTCTCGTCGAGGGCGTCGATCTGTGGCTCAACCTCCCCCGGATCCCGCTGGAAGCGAGCGGGACGAGCGGAATGAAGGCCGCCCTGAACGGCGTTCCCCAACTCGCGACCGCGGACGGCTGGTGGGAGGAGGGGTTCGAGGGAGATAACGGGTGGATCATCCCGCCCGCGCCCGCCGACGCGAGCGAGGAGGAAGTGGATGAGCACGACGCCGAGCACCTCTTCCGGCTCCTGGAGGAGGACATCATCCCCCTCTACTACGAGCGGCCCGGGGCAGGGTCCGCGGATGACGCTCCGGCGGGCTGGGTCGCCCATGCGCGGCGCGCGATCGAGGTGGCCGGCGCGCGCTTCACGGCGGGCCGCATGGTGCGAGATTACGCGCGGGACTTCTACGTCCCGTCGCTGCGCGGCGGCGACTGA